A genomic segment from Propionibacteriaceae bacterium ZF39 encodes:
- a CDS encoding ion transporter: MSNSIIGESEAVLTADAPGWQRAAHRIVNGAGFQWLVVAVIVFNAAILGLQTYDQLPGSVHRLIEPLDGLCLAFFVVEILIRMASYRFNLKQFFKDPWNIFDVVVITLGYLPWLRANPTALRMVRLARIARLARIMPDFRVLMNGLRIAAPPALSLLALTALLCYLYAVVGFMMFGRVAPQYFGNLGEAMLTLFTLLTLEGWNSVLYDLREVSPWALPYVISFLLIGTYVVINLVIGIVINSLERAYQDRDREAAHDPELADTINELQDVMARLERKLADLDAQRRTGGS; encoded by the coding sequence ATGTCGAACTCGATCATCGGAGAGAGCGAGGCGGTGCTCACCGCCGATGCTCCCGGCTGGCAACGCGCAGCGCATCGGATTGTCAACGGGGCCGGCTTCCAGTGGCTGGTCGTGGCGGTGATCGTGTTCAACGCGGCGATCCTGGGCCTGCAGACGTATGACCAGCTCCCGGGGTCTGTCCATCGCCTCATCGAGCCTCTCGATGGTCTGTGCCTCGCGTTCTTCGTGGTCGAGATCCTGATCCGGATGGCCTCCTATCGCTTCAACCTGAAGCAGTTCTTCAAAGACCCCTGGAACATCTTCGATGTCGTGGTGATCACGCTCGGCTATCTGCCCTGGCTGCGCGCGAACCCCACCGCCCTGCGCATGGTCCGCCTGGCCCGGATCGCCCGACTCGCCCGGATCATGCCCGACTTCCGGGTCTTGATGAACGGACTCAGGATCGCCGCCCCGCCCGCGTTGAGCCTGCTCGCCCTCACGGCGCTGCTGTGCTATCTGTATGCCGTCGTGGGATTCATGATGTTCGGTCGGGTCGCGCCCCAATATTTCGGCAATCTCGGTGAGGCCATGCTCACGCTCTTCACCCTGCTGACGCTGGAGGGTTGGAACAGCGTGCTCTATGACCTGCGTGAGGTGTCCCCGTGGGCGCTGCCTTATGTGATCTCCTTCCTGCTCATCGGCACCTATGTGGTGATCAACCTCGTCATCGGCATCGTGATCAACTCCCTCGAACGGGCCTATCAGGACCGGGATCGCGAAGCAGCACACGACCCCGAGCTCGCCGACACCATCAACGAATTGCAGGACGTGATGGCCCGGCTCGAGCGCAAGCTGGCCGACCTGGACGCCCAACGGCGGACCGGGGGCAGCTGA
- a CDS encoding bifunctional riboflavin kinase/FAD synthetase yields MNPASVVVIGNFDGVHKGHQEVLRVARSLEPGARLVAVTFWPHPMSVVRPGSEPRLLSDLDQRVELLRAAGADVVEVIAFDRALMSMQPEDFLEACISPLNPVRVVVGQNFRFGHRASGNVETLRAYGAGRFEVTGLELLVNEHKTTSSTEIRRLLDEGMVAEAAHHLGRPFRFAGTVVMGHQRGREFGFPTANLPVPAGFAVPAAGVYAGWLTLMHQPDAPAWPAAISVGTNPTFDDVPAVVVEAHALDHDDLELYGVAVAVDFVERLRGNVKFDGIPALIDQIAADVVRTRQVLGVD; encoded by the coding sequence GTGAACCCAGCCAGCGTGGTGGTCATCGGAAACTTCGATGGCGTGCACAAGGGCCACCAGGAGGTGCTGCGGGTTGCGCGGAGCCTCGAGCCCGGCGCACGCCTGGTGGCGGTGACGTTCTGGCCACATCCCATGTCAGTCGTGCGGCCCGGATCCGAGCCACGGCTGCTCAGCGACCTCGACCAGCGCGTCGAGCTGCTGCGCGCGGCCGGAGCCGATGTCGTCGAGGTCATCGCATTCGACCGGGCCCTCATGTCGATGCAGCCCGAGGACTTCCTCGAGGCCTGCATCTCGCCTCTCAACCCGGTGCGCGTCGTGGTCGGTCAGAATTTCCGGTTCGGTCATCGGGCCAGCGGCAATGTGGAGACCTTGCGGGCCTATGGCGCCGGCCGGTTCGAGGTGACTGGGCTCGAGCTGCTGGTCAACGAACACAAGACCACCTCGTCGACCGAGATCCGCCGGCTGCTCGATGAGGGCATGGTTGCCGAGGCCGCCCATCACCTCGGGCGTCCGTTCCGCTTCGCCGGCACCGTGGTGATGGGCCACCAGCGCGGGCGCGAGTTCGGCTTTCCCACAGCCAACCTGCCCGTGCCGGCCGGCTTTGCGGTCCCTGCGGCGGGCGTCTATGCGGGCTGGCTGACACTGATGCATCAGCCCGACGCGCCGGCCTGGCCGGCCGCCATCTCGGTCGGCACCAACCCCACGTTCGATGACGTGCCGGCTGTCGTGGTCGAGGCCCACGCGCTCGACCATGATGACCTCGAGCTCTATGGCGTCGCCGTGGCCGTCGATTTCGTCGAGCGGCTGCGGGGGAATGTGAAGTTCGACGGCATCCCGGCGCTCATCGATCAGATCGCCGCCGACGTGGTCCGCACCCGGCAGGTTCTGGGCGTCGACTGA
- a CDS encoding AzlD domain-containing protein: protein MIWFWVLAACVIAFATKGAGYLIPASRLESPRISRIAGILTVGLLASLITMNAFATGQALRLDARIAALIAAIVACALRAPYLVVVLVGALAAAGVRLLGWG from the coding sequence ATGATCTGGTTCTGGGTGCTGGCGGCCTGCGTGATCGCGTTCGCCACCAAGGGCGCCGGTTATCTCATTCCCGCGTCCCGACTCGAATCACCGCGCATCAGCCGGATTGCCGGGATCCTGACGGTGGGCCTGCTGGCGTCGCTCATCACCATGAACGCGTTCGCCACGGGACAGGCGCTGCGGTTGGACGCCCGCATCGCGGCACTCATCGCCGCCATCGTGGCGTGTGCCCTGCGGGCGCCCTATCTGGTGGTGGTGCTGGTCGGCGCGCTCGCGGCGGCGGGCGTACGCCTGCTCGGCTGGGGCTGA
- a CDS encoding AzlC family ABC transporter permease, with protein sequence MTSPSLRQSPGIRAGVSIAVAVGVYGVSFGALAVASGLNVWQTQALSLLMFTGGSQFAFIGVIAGGGGGAAALGAATLLGLRNGIYGMQMNALLRPRGWRRLAAAHVTIDESAAVAMGQEGPTEPRRGFWAAGLGVFVLWNLFTLVGALAGNAIGDPRQWGLDGAAVAAFVGLLWPRLRNREPVAIAIICAVVTAACIPFLPPGVPILVAAAVAGLLGWWVRGPRDEGLEPDFDTGRETS encoded by the coding sequence ATGACCTCCCCCTCCCTCCGCCAATCCCCCGGCATCCGGGCTGGAGTGTCGATCGCCGTCGCGGTCGGGGTGTACGGGGTGTCGTTCGGGGCGCTGGCGGTCGCCTCCGGTCTCAATGTGTGGCAGACCCAGGCCCTCAGCCTCCTCATGTTCACCGGCGGCTCCCAGTTCGCCTTCATCGGGGTGATCGCCGGCGGTGGCGGCGGCGCAGCAGCCCTGGGGGCCGCCACTCTTCTGGGCCTGCGGAACGGCATCTATGGCATGCAGATGAATGCCCTCCTGCGGCCGCGGGGCTGGCGTCGGCTGGCCGCTGCCCACGTCACGATCGACGAATCGGCCGCTGTCGCGATGGGCCAGGAAGGGCCGACCGAGCCCCGTCGCGGCTTCTGGGCCGCCGGGCTCGGGGTGTTCGTGCTGTGGAATCTCTTCACTCTGGTCGGCGCGCTGGCCGGCAATGCCATCGGTGACCCTCGGCAGTGGGGTCTGGACGGTGCCGCCGTTGCCGCGTTCGTCGGCCTGCTCTGGCCCCGGCTCCGCAACCGCGAGCCGGTCGCGATCGCCATCATCTGTGCGGTCGTCACGGCGGCGTGCATCCCGTTCCTGCCGCCGGGCGTACCCATTCTCGTCGCGGCCGCGGTCGCCGGCCTCCTCGGCTGGTGGGTCAGGGGACCCCGCGACGAGGGCCTGGAGCCCGATTTCGACACGGGCCGGGAGACGTCATGA
- a CDS encoding XRE family transcriptional regulator, with translation MSSLPLGAIAANLQRERARVGWSMTELARRAGVAKSTLSQLEAASGNPSLETLWALATALGVSFAQLVGSQSTDVTVIRAGEGPRAATELGGYVATLLSASPPGARRDLYLIDAERESPRRADPHPAGTIEHVVLCSGRALVGPTDDPVTLEPGDFITYAGDAPHVFEALESGTRAVLISEQR, from the coding sequence ATGTCATCGTTGCCACTCGGCGCCATCGCAGCCAATCTCCAGCGGGAGCGCGCTCGGGTGGGCTGGTCGATGACCGAGCTCGCTCGGCGCGCCGGGGTGGCCAAATCCACGCTGTCGCAGCTGGAGGCGGCCTCGGGCAACCCGAGCTTGGAGACGCTGTGGGCGCTCGCCACCGCGCTCGGCGTATCGTTCGCGCAGCTGGTGGGGTCCCAGTCGACGGACGTGACCGTGATCCGCGCCGGCGAGGGTCCCCGGGCCGCTACTGAGCTGGGTGGCTATGTCGCGACCCTCCTGTCGGCCTCCCCGCCGGGAGCGCGGCGCGACCTCTACCTGATCGATGCCGAGCGCGAATCGCCCCGCCGCGCCGACCCCCATCCGGCCGGGACGATCGAACACGTCGTCCTTTGCAGCGGTCGGGCACTGGTCGGTCCGACCGATGATCCGGTCACGTTGGAGCCGGGCGACTTCATCACGTACGCCGGCGACGCTCCCCATGTCTTCGAAGCGCTCGAATCCGGGACTCGCGCGGTGTTGATCAGCGAGCAGCGATAG
- the prfB gene encoding peptide chain release factor 2 translates to MAVDFGSSLADLDRALTSIEAVIDPDAKRAEIAQLEQEVAAPDLWDDQENAQRVTSRLSHLQSELERVTGLRSRLDDLAVLVELGEEEGDADSLVEAERELGKLGGDIEAMEVRTLLSGEYDEREAVVTIRAEAGGIDASDFAEKLMRMYLRWAERHGYGTEVYDTSYAEEAGIKSATFMVKAPFAYGTLSVEQGTHRLVRISPFDNQGRRQTSFAGVDVLPVTEETDHIDLPEGDLRIDVFRSSGPGGQSVNTTDSAVRITHLPTGIVVSCQNEKSQLQNKAAALRVLQSRLLEKARAEKEAEMNALKGGGSGSWGEQMRSYVLHPYQMVKDLRTEHETGNTTAVFDGEIDGFIDAGIRWRKRQELADD, encoded by the coding sequence GTGGCAGTTGACTTCGGATCCTCCCTTGCTGACCTCGACCGGGCCCTGACGTCCATCGAGGCGGTTATCGACCCCGACGCGAAGCGGGCGGAGATCGCCCAGCTCGAACAGGAGGTCGCCGCCCCCGACCTGTGGGACGACCAGGAGAACGCCCAGCGCGTGACCTCCCGCCTGTCCCACCTGCAGTCCGAACTCGAGCGGGTCACGGGCCTGCGTTCGAGGCTCGACGACCTGGCGGTGCTGGTCGAACTCGGCGAGGAGGAGGGCGATGCGGACTCCCTGGTCGAGGCGGAGCGTGAGCTCGGCAAGCTCGGCGGCGACATTGAGGCGATGGAAGTGCGGACGCTGCTGTCGGGTGAATACGACGAGCGCGAGGCAGTCGTCACCATCCGCGCGGAGGCCGGCGGCATCGACGCCTCCGACTTCGCCGAGAAGCTGATGCGGATGTATCTCCGGTGGGCCGAGCGTCATGGTTACGGCACCGAGGTCTATGACACCTCCTATGCGGAGGAGGCGGGCATCAAGTCCGCCACGTTCATGGTCAAGGCCCCGTTCGCCTACGGCACGCTGTCGGTCGAGCAGGGCACGCACCGCCTCGTGCGCATCTCGCCGTTCGACAACCAGGGCCGTCGACAGACCTCGTTCGCGGGTGTCGACGTCCTGCCGGTGACCGAGGAGACCGATCACATCGACCTCCCCGAGGGCGACCTGCGCATCGATGTGTTCCGCTCGTCGGGCCCGGGCGGGCAGTCGGTCAACACGACCGACTCGGCCGTACGCATCACGCACCTGCCCACGGGCATCGTGGTGTCCTGCCAGAACGAGAAGTCCCAGTTGCAGAACAAGGCGGCAGCCCTGCGCGTGCTCCAGTCCCGACTGCTCGAAAAGGCCCGGGCCGAGAAGGAAGCCGAGATGAACGCCCTCAAGGGCGGCGGCAGCGGGTCGTGGGGCGAGCAGATGCGCTCCTATGTCCTGCACCCCTATCAGATGGTCAAGGACCTCCGCACCGAACACGAGACCGGCAACACCACCGCAGTGTTCGACGGCGAGATCGACGGCTTCATCGACGCGGGCATCCGCTGGCGCAAGCGCCAGGAACTCGCGGACGACTGA
- the ftsE gene encoding cell division ATP-binding protein FtsE: protein MIRFENVSKTYDGQRRAALKNVDVEIDKGEFVFLVGASGSGKSTFMRLILREYRPTTGKVWVAGKDLTRLPNWKIPALRRQIGTVFQDFRLLPGKTVNQNVAFALQVIGKPNSFIRKAVPETLELVGLGNKGERLPEELSGGEQQRVAIARAFVNRPQILIADEPTGNLDPATSVGIMKLLDRINRADTTVVMATHDSTIVDQMRKRVIELDDGEVVRDQSKGVYGYQ, encoded by the coding sequence GTGATTCGATTCGAGAACGTCTCCAAGACCTATGACGGCCAGCGACGGGCCGCGCTGAAGAACGTCGACGTCGAGATCGACAAGGGAGAGTTCGTCTTCCTCGTCGGGGCCTCGGGCTCCGGCAAGTCGACCTTCATGCGGCTGATCCTGCGCGAATATCGCCCGACCACGGGCAAGGTGTGGGTCGCCGGGAAAGACCTGACCCGCCTGCCGAACTGGAAGATCCCCGCCCTGCGCCGCCAGATCGGGACGGTCTTCCAGGATTTCCGGCTCCTGCCGGGCAAGACGGTGAATCAGAACGTTGCCTTCGCGCTGCAGGTGATCGGCAAGCCCAACAGCTTCATCCGCAAGGCCGTCCCCGAGACTCTCGAGCTCGTCGGGCTCGGCAACAAGGGCGAACGGCTCCCGGAAGAACTCTCGGGCGGTGAGCAGCAGCGGGTGGCCATCGCGCGAGCCTTCGTCAACCGGCCCCAGATCCTGATCGCCGACGAGCCCACCGGCAACCTCGACCCGGCCACCAGCGTCGGCATCATGAAGCTGCTCGACCGGATCAACCGGGCCGATACGACCGTCGTGATGGCCACCCACGACTCGACGATCGTCGACCAGATGCGCAAGCGCGTGATCGAGCTGGACGACGGCGAGGTCGTGCGCGACCAGAGCAAGGGGGTGTACGGCTACCAGTGA
- the ftsX gene encoding permease-like cell division protein FtsX, with protein MRHTLSETFNGLRRNLSMTVAVIVTMWVSLSLFGVGLLANQQVDLMKGNWYDKIEISVFLCTADTRGDNCDPGQEVTQAQKDEIEQTLRTNPEVADVFHESKQQAYEEFRKAYEGSPIQDSLTVEQMQESFRVKLKDPEQYQGVVSAVSGLKGVQAVQDLHQVLDSLFSWLGLLQWGTIIASGLLLLAAALQIGNTIRMAAFARRREIGIMRLVGASNLHIMLPFLLEALISALIGIALACATLAAAVYFLIIQKAEVLIKASPWIGWPHAGLAMLGVAIVGILLSIMPTLIATRKYLKV; from the coding sequence ATGCGCCACACTCTCTCCGAAACCTTCAACGGCCTGCGCCGCAACCTGAGCATGACGGTCGCGGTGATCGTGACCATGTGGGTGTCGTTGTCCCTCTTCGGTGTCGGCCTGCTGGCGAACCAGCAGGTCGATCTCATGAAGGGCAACTGGTACGACAAGATCGAGATCTCGGTCTTCCTCTGCACCGCAGACACCCGCGGCGACAACTGCGATCCGGGTCAGGAAGTCACCCAGGCCCAGAAGGACGAGATCGAGCAGACTCTGCGTACCAATCCGGAGGTCGCGGATGTCTTCCACGAGTCCAAGCAGCAGGCCTATGAGGAGTTCCGGAAGGCCTATGAGGGGAGCCCGATCCAGGACTCCCTGACCGTTGAGCAGATGCAGGAATCCTTCCGGGTCAAGCTCAAGGACCCGGAGCAGTATCAGGGCGTCGTCTCAGCCGTGAGCGGGCTGAAGGGCGTGCAGGCCGTCCAGGACCTTCACCAGGTGCTGGACAGTTTGTTCAGCTGGTTGGGGCTGCTCCAATGGGGCACGATCATCGCCTCGGGCCTGCTGTTGCTCGCCGCAGCTCTGCAGATCGGCAACACGATCAGGATGGCCGCCTTCGCCCGCCGACGGGAGATAGGCATCATGCGGCTGGTGGGCGCGAGCAACCTCCATATCATGCTGCCCTTTCTGCTCGAGGCCCTCATCAGCGCCCTCATCGGCATCGCTCTCGCTTGCGCCACACTGGCCGCAGCTGTTTACTTCCTTATCATTCAAAAGGCTGAAGTCTTGATCAAGGCTTCACCTTGGATTGGCTGGCCCCACGCGGGTCTGGCCATGCTCGGGGTTGCGATCGTCGGAATCCTGCTGTCCATAATGCCCACGCTGATAGCAACGAGGAAGTACTTGAAGGTGTAA
- a CDS encoding peptidoglycan DD-metalloendopeptidase family protein, producing the protein MQRDLPSALTGGPRNSEASHRRLAHTRRLLARLTAGAATLALGLTLAVPAWADELNDERDRIAQDLTSAQAKVDTDVKTLANASSALAQSQGRLEAAKKQLAETQRLLAVAEQKDKDAATRWATAQDDLETAKAAVVEGERTVAAQQQEVGSVARTQYQQRSGMVGIGMVVTGSSTGDINNRIQWSTTVFDSTQAEMDKLQELQRQLVAAQDRQATIEKQMAKERADAAANLATRQQLTLAASQQQASIAALVQSNASLEAAAEQQLAASESQAKALAGEQRDVESRISDRMARQQAEDARQREANRQADEEAMTSRSRAESDAARAKAEAEAAAERARPAEDKAESNSEPAREAAPAPAPAAAEASSPFILPVQGRLTSRYGMRLHPVLKVWKLHDGTDYAASCGTPMRAAADGVVAERYYNAGYGNRLMIDHGRVNGQFVTTGYNHATRYTVGVGQRVKKGDVIGYVGTTGYSTGCHLHLMTWVNGKVVNPQTLF; encoded by the coding sequence GTGCAACGGGACCTTCCCTCCGCCCTCACGGGCGGCCCGCGAAACAGCGAAGCGTCACACCGACGTCTCGCACACACACGACGACTACTGGCCCGGCTGACGGCCGGAGCGGCGACTCTCGCCCTCGGCCTCACGCTGGCCGTGCCGGCCTGGGCCGACGAACTGAACGATGAGCGCGACCGCATCGCCCAGGATCTGACCAGCGCCCAGGCGAAGGTGGATACCGACGTCAAGACCCTGGCCAATGCCAGCTCCGCCCTGGCCCAGTCCCAGGGGCGGCTCGAGGCTGCCAAGAAGCAGTTGGCCGAGACCCAACGACTGCTCGCCGTCGCCGAGCAGAAGGACAAGGACGCTGCGACCCGCTGGGCCACGGCGCAGGACGACCTCGAGACGGCCAAGGCGGCTGTCGTCGAGGGAGAACGCACCGTCGCAGCCCAGCAGCAGGAAGTCGGCTCGGTCGCCCGCACGCAATACCAGCAGCGTTCCGGGATGGTCGGCATCGGGATGGTGGTGACCGGCAGCTCCACCGGCGACATCAACAACCGGATCCAGTGGTCGACGACCGTGTTCGACTCGACCCAGGCCGAGATGGACAAGCTCCAGGAACTGCAGCGGCAGCTCGTGGCCGCCCAGGATCGCCAGGCGACGATCGAGAAGCAGATGGCCAAGGAGCGCGCCGATGCAGCCGCCAACCTGGCCACCCGGCAGCAGCTCACGCTGGCAGCCAGCCAGCAGCAGGCCAGCATCGCTGCACTCGTCCAGAGCAATGCCTCGCTCGAGGCGGCAGCGGAGCAGCAGCTCGCGGCCAGCGAGAGCCAGGCCAAGGCGCTCGCGGGTGAGCAGCGCGATGTCGAGTCGCGGATCTCGGACCGGATGGCACGCCAGCAGGCCGAGGATGCGCGCCAGCGGGAGGCGAATCGGCAGGCCGACGAGGAAGCCATGACGTCCCGTTCCCGCGCCGAGTCCGACGCGGCTCGGGCGAAGGCCGAAGCCGAAGCGGCTGCCGAGCGGGCCCGGCCCGCCGAGGATAAGGCCGAATCCAACTCCGAGCCGGCGCGAGAGGCAGCTCCGGCTCCCGCGCCCGCCGCTGCGGAGGCCAGCAGCCCGTTCATCCTCCCCGTCCAGGGGCGGCTGACCTCGCGCTATGGCATGCGGCTTCACCCGGTCCTGAAGGTCTGGAAGCTCCATGACGGCACCGACTACGCGGCCTCGTGCGGTACGCCGATGCGTGCGGCCGCCGACGGTGTGGTGGCGGAGCGCTACTACAACGCCGGCTATGGCAACCGTCTGATGATCGATCACGGCCGCGTCAACGGCCAGTTCGTGACAACGGGCTACAACCACGCGACGCGCTACACGGTCGGCGTGGGCCAGCGGGTCAAGAAGGGCGATGTCATCGGCTATGTCGGCACCACCGGCTATTCCACCGGCTGCCACCTGCACCTCATGACCTGGGTCAACGGCAAGGTCGTCAACCCGCAGACCCTGTTCTGA
- the smpB gene encoding SsrA-binding protein SmpB: protein MAKETGRKMVAQNKKARHDYHIHDTYEAGLVLTGTEVKSLRQGRASLVDAFATVDDGEVWLRQAHIPEYSHGTWTNHTARRTRKMLLNRREIDRIERALQDAGSTLIPLSLYFNDGYAKVEIAIATGKKEYDKRETLRRRDANRETERALAERQRRR, encoded by the coding sequence ATGGCCAAGGAAACCGGGCGCAAGATGGTGGCGCAGAACAAGAAGGCCCGGCACGACTATCACATCCACGACACCTATGAGGCGGGCCTGGTTCTCACCGGCACCGAGGTGAAGTCGCTGCGGCAGGGCAGGGCCTCACTCGTCGACGCGTTCGCCACGGTCGATGACGGTGAGGTGTGGCTGCGCCAGGCGCATATCCCCGAATACAGCCACGGGACATGGACCAATCACACGGCGCGGCGGACGCGGAAAATGCTGCTCAACCGCCGCGAGATCGATCGGATCGAGCGGGCGCTGCAGGATGCGGGATCGACGCTGATCCCGCTGTCGCTCTATTTCAACGACGGGTACGCCAAGGTCGAGATCGCGATCGCCACCGGCAAGAAGGAATACGACAAGCGCGAAACGCTGCGTCGTCGGGATGCGAACCGGGAGACCGAGCGCGCTCTCGCGGAGCGCCAGCGACGCCGCTGA
- a CDS encoding FKBP-type peptidyl-prolyl cis-trans isomerase — MNNKPEVDFPEGPPPAELEITDITEGDGPEAAAGNTVHVHYVGVAYSSGEEFDSSWNRGTPLAFPLGAQRVIAGWDQGIQGMKVGGRRKLVIPPHLAYGDHGAGGVIAPGETLIFVCDLVAVQ, encoded by the coding sequence ATGAACAACAAGCCTGAAGTCGATTTCCCCGAGGGCCCGCCGCCCGCCGAGCTCGAGATCACCGATATCACCGAAGGCGACGGCCCGGAGGCCGCTGCCGGCAACACCGTTCACGTGCACTACGTGGGTGTCGCCTATTCGAGTGGCGAGGAGTTCGACTCCTCATGGAACCGTGGCACTCCCCTGGCCTTCCCGCTGGGCGCCCAGCGCGTCATCGCGGGCTGGGACCAGGGCATCCAGGGCATGAAGGTCGGCGGCCGGCGCAAGCTGGTCATCCCGCCCCACCTCGCGTACGGCGACCACGGCGCCGGTGGCGTCATCGCGCCCGGCGAGACCCTGATCTTCGTCTGCGACCTCGTCGCGGTGCAGTGA
- a CDS encoding DUF1707 and DUF4870 domain-containing protein yields MSSPFPHYSDYVPTGSSLPPQAQPVRQAAGALHPSLGLGVTPEQRDRAERYLAEAYADGRLNEFEFDARMDQVLGAQSRRDLNQAFYGLVDVPTTSQALGLHPAYHPTLIPQGADSNTGRAGAAIAHLSPFVSWIFGPLFMFAISSRGSYARREAAKAFNFQLIASTAFIVGAIVTGITDGATDWMMGLIWVSWFVLTLIGGVKAAQGENWQNPVRKIVRWEVLKEK; encoded by the coding sequence ATGAGCAGCCCTTTCCCGCATTACTCCGATTATGTGCCGACCGGAAGTTCTCTGCCCCCGCAGGCCCAGCCGGTACGCCAGGCGGCCGGTGCCCTGCATCCCAGTCTCGGCCTCGGTGTCACCCCGGAGCAGCGCGACCGTGCGGAGCGCTACCTCGCGGAGGCGTACGCCGACGGTCGCCTCAACGAATTCGAGTTCGACGCTCGCATGGACCAGGTGCTCGGGGCCCAGTCCCGGCGTGACCTCAATCAGGCGTTCTATGGTCTCGTCGATGTGCCGACCACCTCGCAGGCGCTGGGGCTGCATCCGGCGTACCATCCGACGCTCATCCCGCAGGGCGCCGACAGCAACACGGGTCGCGCCGGCGCGGCGATCGCCCACCTGTCGCCGTTCGTCAGCTGGATCTTCGGGCCGTTGTTCATGTTCGCGATCTCCTCGCGCGGCAGCTATGCGCGCCGTGAGGCCGCCAAGGCATTCAACTTCCAGCTGATCGCGAGCACCGCCTTCATCGTCGGCGCCATCGTCACCGGCATCACCGACGGTGCGACCGATTGGATGATGGGCCTGATCTGGGTGTCCTGGTTCGTGCTCACGCTCATCGGTGGCGTGAAGGCCGCCCAGGGCGAGAACTGGCAGAACCCGGTTCGCAAGATCGTGCGCTGGGAAGTGCTCAAGGAGAAGTGA
- a CDS encoding DoxX family protein, translated as MDLLPDPVWPMVLLAVICAVDAAISWRPVSFVASCWDAVRFPRRYWRLLPWIKIAATIGLIAGVWIPVLGSVTLVCLVLYFVIAIAMHVHARDFGRNLFVNATGMLLLCIAVLWWCFLA; from the coding sequence ATGGACCTGCTGCCTGACCCCGTCTGGCCCATGGTGCTGCTCGCGGTCATCTGCGCCGTAGATGCCGCGATCAGTTGGCGTCCTGTGTCCTTCGTCGCTAGCTGCTGGGACGCGGTCCGGTTCCCGAGGCGGTATTGGCGGCTCTTGCCGTGGATAAAAATCGCGGCCACGATCGGGCTCATCGCCGGCGTCTGGATCCCCGTCCTCGGCTCCGTCACGCTCGTGTGCCTGGTCCTCTACTTCGTCATCGCGATCGCGATGCATGTTCACGCGCGTGACTTCGGCCGCAACCTCTTCGTCAACGCGACCGGCATGTTGCTCCTCTGCATCGCTGTGCTCTGGTGGTGCTTCCTGGCGTGA
- a CDS encoding TetR/AcrR family transcriptional regulator has product MPTKQDWIEAGMRALRADGGDGVRIDRIARDLGVTKGSFHHHFKGAAGLRAALLAEHERRQESLVAAIREAVATLDGEQAIALLSSLVAELPDDRLERVVRAWAATNDDAAVTAERIDRARVDALEAIWSRAVPVEHARTAALLPFLVLTGASATGIVDRAELEAVFRLLAELAPHSQRILAGT; this is encoded by the coding sequence GTGCCAACGAAGCAGGACTGGATCGAGGCCGGGATGCGCGCGCTGCGGGCCGACGGTGGCGACGGCGTCCGTATCGACCGGATCGCGCGCGACCTGGGCGTCACGAAGGGCTCGTTCCACCACCACTTCAAGGGCGCTGCGGGGCTGCGCGCAGCGCTTCTGGCAGAACATGAGCGGCGGCAGGAATCCCTGGTCGCCGCCATCCGGGAGGCAGTCGCGACCCTCGACGGCGAGCAGGCGATCGCCTTGCTGTCATCACTCGTGGCCGAGCTGCCTGACGACCGGCTCGAACGCGTGGTGCGCGCCTGGGCGGCGACGAACGACGACGCCGCTGTCACGGCCGAGCGCATCGATCGCGCACGCGTCGACGCTCTTGAGGCCATCTGGAGCCGCGCAGTGCCGGTCGAGCACGCGCGGACCGCCGCGCTCCTGCCGTTCCTTGTCCTGACCGGAGCCAGCGCGACCGGCATCGTCGACAGGGCCGAGCTCGAGGCCGTGTTCAGGCTGCTCGCCGAGCTCGCGCCTCACTCGCAGCGGATCCTCGCGGGCACCTGA